In one Erythrobacteraceae bacterium WH01K genomic region, the following are encoded:
- the thiE gene encoding thiamine phosphate synthase codes for MSEEREPCQLYLISPLETGGDFPGRLERALEAGQDIATAFQFRVKGLDQHEAASLAAPLQEICAARDVAFIVNDSVSLAKRLGADGVHLGQGDGDPKEAREVLGREAQIGVTCHDSRHLAMEAGEAGADYVAFGAFFPSTTKQSDHRPEPELLEWWSGLFEIPCVAIGGITPDNGKPLVDAGADFLAVSGAIWGGDEVVAMKAFAAILRDK; via the coding sequence ATGTCCGAAGAACGCGAACCCTGCCAGCTCTACCTCATCTCCCCGCTCGAGACCGGGGGTGACTTTCCCGGCCGGTTGGAACGGGCGCTGGAGGCCGGACAGGACATCGCGACGGCATTCCAGTTCCGGGTGAAGGGGCTGGACCAGCACGAGGCGGCGTCTCTGGCGGCCCCGCTGCAGGAAATCTGCGCCGCGCGCGACGTGGCATTCATCGTCAATGACAGCGTGTCGCTGGCGAAAAGGCTGGGCGCGGACGGGGTTCATCTGGGTCAGGGCGATGGCGACCCGAAGGAGGCGCGCGAAGTGCTGGGCCGCGAGGCGCAGATCGGCGTCACCTGCCATGACAGCCGCCACCTCGCGATGGAAGCAGGCGAGGCCGGGGCGGATTACGTGGCCTTCGGGGCTTTCTTTCCCAGCACGACGAAGCAGAGCGACCACAGGCCGGAACCCGAATTGCTGGAATGGTGGAGCGGCCTGTTCGAGATTCCCTGCGTGGCGATCGGCGGCATCACGCCGGACAATGGAAAGCCGCTGGTGGATGCCGGGGCCGATTTCCTAGCGGTGTCGGGGGCCATCTGGGGCGGGGACGAGGTCGTAGCGATGAAGGCGTTCGCCGCGATTTTGCGCGACAAGTAA
- a CDS encoding L,D-transpeptidase family protein, whose amino-acid sequence MRTLNIRPLLAAASILALTACGLEGTDSQEQETAQSSSDTSNDYGYQTYSDDNLADSMASNDDAADNAATRSGEGVSGDASNMGADNAIPDSEERPTMQLQVVLDRQGFGPGVVDGKMGMSTRHALSGFQEANDLEVTGEHDEATKEALAQYDGIAATRVVTIPDNWGDLEFTDMPESTADKAEMERLGYTSLDEKLAERFHTTVAVLKELNPGGKPAGMENDPADGAGEDASPEGENASSGEGSADTSKSFFTAGQQIRVPNVGADRIEPGAIQDRGWQMTLASLGVGTEQPQVDRIVVSKEGQTLKAYEGETLVAIFTVSSGSSEFPLPLGEWDIVGEAYNPPYSYDPEVLGNDDPDGKTYTLPPGPNGPVGIVWIDLSKEHYGIHGTPEPETIGRAQSSGCVRLTNWDAARLAQMVDTETQVIFET is encoded by the coding sequence ATGCGCACCCTGAACATCCGCCCGCTCCTCGCCGCCGCCTCCATCCTTGCTCTGACTGCCTGCGGGCTGGAAGGCACGGACAGTCAGGAACAGGAAACGGCGCAGAGCTCGTCCGATACGTCGAACGATTACGGCTACCAGACCTATAGCGACGACAATCTCGCCGACAGCATGGCGTCGAATGACGACGCGGCGGACAATGCTGCCACCCGCTCCGGCGAAGGCGTGTCCGGCGATGCCAGCAATATGGGCGCGGACAATGCCATTCCCGACAGCGAGGAACGCCCGACCATGCAATTGCAGGTCGTGCTGGACCGCCAGGGCTTCGGCCCCGGCGTCGTCGATGGCAAGATGGGTATGAGCACGCGCCACGCGCTGAGCGGGTTCCAGGAAGCCAACGACCTCGAGGTGACCGGAGAACATGACGAGGCGACGAAGGAAGCGCTGGCGCAGTATGACGGCATTGCTGCCACGCGGGTCGTCACCATCCCGGACAACTGGGGCGATCTTGAATTTACCGACATGCCGGAAAGCACGGCCGACAAGGCGGAAATGGAAAGGCTGGGTTATACTTCGCTCGACGAGAAGCTGGCCGAGCGTTTCCATACGACCGTTGCCGTGCTGAAGGAACTGAACCCCGGCGGGAAGCCTGCGGGCATGGAAAACGATCCGGCCGACGGCGCGGGTGAAGACGCCTCGCCTGAAGGGGAAAACGCGTCTTCCGGAGAAGGATCCGCCGATACCTCCAAGTCGTTTTTCACCGCAGGCCAGCAGATTCGCGTTCCCAATGTCGGGGCCGACCGGATCGAGCCGGGTGCGATACAGGATCGCGGATGGCAGATGACGCTCGCCAGCCTTGGCGTGGGAACAGAGCAGCCGCAAGTCGACCGCATCGTCGTCAGCAAGGAAGGCCAGACTCTGAAGGCCTATGAAGGCGAGACACTGGTCGCGATCTTCACGGTCAGTTCTGGCTCGTCGGAATTCCCGCTCCCGCTGGGAGAATGGGACATCGTGGGCGAGGCGTACAACCCGCCTTATTCCTACGACCCCGAAGTGCTGGGGAATGACGATCCCGACGGAAAGACCTACACGCTCCCGCCCGGGCCGAACGGTCCCGTCGGCATCGTGTGGATCGACCTGAGCAAGGAACATTACGGCATCCACGGCACGCCGGAGCCGGAAACCATCGGACGCGCGCAGAGCAGCGGGTGTGTCCGCCTGACGAACTGGGATGCGGCGCGCCTGGCGCAGATGGTCGATACCGAAACGCAGGTGATTTTCGAGACATGA
- a CDS encoding M23 family metallopeptidase produces MKFLDRLLTIVVTATLTSAVWIVAGGSLIENATGSSQRDTVRPAEAAPSPSATDTSAGVDPADGGVGDDGVAPPLGGNDVSTPSAQERAQLLVPVLNVRPSDLSDTYSDERAGGERLHEAIDIMAPEGTSVIAAAAGEVEKLFRSDAGGLTIYVRSGDRQTIHYYAHLSEYAPGLREGMRIRRGQRLGSVGSTGNADPEAPHLHFAILRTTPDAEWWEPANAVNPFPLLADRGRAE; encoded by the coding sequence ATGAAGTTTCTCGACCGCCTGCTGACCATCGTGGTCACCGCCACCCTGACATCGGCCGTGTGGATCGTAGCGGGCGGCAGCCTGATCGAGAATGCGACCGGTTCAAGCCAGCGCGATACCGTCCGCCCGGCAGAGGCAGCGCCCAGTCCTTCGGCCACCGACACCTCTGCCGGGGTCGATCCTGCAGACGGGGGCGTGGGGGATGACGGGGTAGCCCCTCCGCTGGGCGGGAACGACGTGTCGACACCTTCGGCTCAGGAGCGGGCGCAATTGCTCGTGCCCGTGCTCAATGTCCGCCCCTCCGACCTCAGCGATACCTATAGCGACGAGCGTGCCGGCGGGGAGCGACTGCACGAGGCGATCGACATCATGGCGCCCGAAGGCACTTCGGTCATCGCGGCGGCCGCGGGCGAGGTGGAAAAACTGTTCCGGTCCGATGCCGGTGGGCTGACGATCTATGTCCGCTCGGGCGACCGGCAGACGATCCATTATTACGCCCACCTGTCGGAATATGCGCCCGGCCTTCGCGAAGGGATGCGCATTCGCCGGGGACAGCGTCTGGGTTCTGTCGGCAGCACGGGCAATGCCGATCCCGAGGCACCGCATCTGCATTTCGCCATCCTGCGCACGACGCCGGATGCCGAGTGGTGGGAACCGGCCAATGCGGTCAATCCGTTTCCGCTACTGGCGGATCGCGGGCGCGCGGAGTGA
- the efp gene encoding elongation factor P, which translates to MKISGVDIRPGNIIEYENGIWKVAKIQHTQPGKGGAYMQVEMKNLQDGRKTNVRFRSADTVEKVRLETQEYQFLYEDGDMLVFMDQNTFEQINLPSDLLGDARPFLTDGMTVTLELWEEKPISVALPEQVEATIVEADAVVKGQTASSSYKPAVLENGVRVMVPPHIESGTRIVVDVYEQTYVGKAS; encoded by the coding sequence ATGAAAATCAGCGGCGTGGACATCCGTCCCGGCAACATCATCGAATATGAAAACGGCATCTGGAAAGTTGCCAAGATCCAGCACACCCAGCCGGGCAAGGGCGGGGCGTACATGCAGGTCGAGATGAAGAACCTGCAGGATGGCCGCAAGACCAATGTCCGCTTCCGCAGCGCCGATACGGTCGAGAAAGTGCGTCTGGAAACGCAGGAATACCAGTTCCTGTACGAAGACGGCGACATGCTGGTCTTCATGGACCAGAACACGTTCGAACAGATCAACCTGCCGAGCGACCTGCTGGGCGATGCCCGCCCGTTCCTGACCGACGGCATGACCGTGACGCTCGAACTGTGGGAGGAAAAGCCGATCTCCGTCGCGCTGCCCGAACAGGTCGAGGCGACCATTGTCGAGGCGGACGCAGTGGTGAAGGGGCAGACCGCTTCCTCCAGCTACAAGCCGGCCGTGCTCGAAAACGGTGTGCGCGTGATGGTCCCGCCGCATATCGAGAGCGGCACCCGGATCGTCGTCGACGTCTACGAACAGACCTATGTCGGCAAGGCGAGCTGA
- a CDS encoding inositol monophosphatase family protein codes for MSMYSGLIRVMERAARKAGGKLRRDFGEVEHLQVSRKGPADFVSKADRIAERTLYDELIAARPDWGFVLEEGGIIEGDPDKPRWIVDPLDGTSNFLHAIPHFAISIAVQEPKLGGGGWGDVTAGVIYQPILDETYWAEKSRGAWLHDGRLRVSSRRSLPDALIATGIPFQGHGDFAEWGRIFGAIGPEVAGIRRFGAASLDLAWLAAGRFDGFWESGLNDWDTAAGCLLVREAGGFVSDFRGRSQPIHSKQVLAANDALHSRLHKLLANALK; via the coding sequence ATGTCTATGTATTCAGGCCTGATCCGCGTCATGGAACGCGCCGCGCGCAAGGCCGGGGGCAAGCTGCGCCGCGATTTCGGCGAGGTCGAGCACCTGCAGGTGAGCCGCAAGGGCCCGGCCGATTTCGTGTCGAAGGCCGACCGGATTGCCGAGCGCACGCTGTATGACGAACTGATCGCGGCGCGGCCCGACTGGGGTTTCGTGCTGGAAGAAGGCGGCATCATCGAAGGCGACCCGGACAAGCCGCGCTGGATCGTCGACCCGCTCGACGGGACGAGCAACTTCCTCCACGCCATCCCGCATTTCGCGATCTCCATCGCGGTGCAGGAGCCCAAGCTCGGCGGCGGCGGATGGGGCGATGTGACCGCCGGGGTCATCTACCAGCCGATCCTCGACGAAACCTACTGGGCGGAAAAATCGCGCGGTGCATGGTTGCATGACGGGCGCCTGCGAGTGTCTTCGCGCCGCAGCCTGCCCGACGCGCTGATCGCCACCGGCATCCCGTTCCAGGGCCATGGCGACTTTGCCGAATGGGGCCGCATCTTCGGGGCCATCGGTCCCGAAGTCGCCGGGATCCGCCGCTTCGGCGCAGCCTCGCTCGACCTCGCCTGGCTAGCTGCCGGACGCTTCGACGGTTTCTGGGAAAGCGGTCTCAACGACTGGGACACTGCCGCTGGTTGCCTGCTGGTGCGCGAGGCGGGCGGTTTCGTGTCCGATTTCCGCGGCCGTTCGCAGCCGATCCATTCGAAGCAGGTGCTGGCAGCCAATGACGCGCTGCATTCCCGCCTGCACAAACTCTTGGCAAATGCACTGAAGTAA
- a CDS encoding SLC13 family permease: MIPPPSPHAIAAMAVTVAMFIGFARNKLSIEIISLLTIAVIAVGLYFFPLEGNDPTDGLVLAFAGFGHYALITICALMIMGRGLVVTGALEPAARFLESVFRYNIQLGLLLSLVIAFVLSMGVNNTPVLVLLMPIFVALAHRGALPASKTLIPLNAASLIGGVATTIGTSTNILVVSIAVDLGMPRMGVFHFTPIVLVAGAIALPYLWLVMPRLLGDNRVEKSHAERRFTARLRIEEDSPLRGQDAADIQANLPDGVDFVDPPSGPLEAQQRLLLSGTHEGLESAMRMLDSEVAPAWVLDRIRRQSTSLSQDIAVVEMAVTADSRLITRTLPSSGIADLYGVAVLGIHRPERLVAEKTVYSEAGDLRIAEGDVMLVMGLPEDLEEFSRTDSLLKLEGMRELPRRSKAVLAAAIMGGSVGLASIGLIPIAIAALAGSILMFLTGCVKFDRVGRALSGQVIVLIAASIALGRIIDESGAAEWLGLVLAYGLQYLTPALVLAAVMLFVTVLTNFASNATAATVGTPIAFSVANQLGIPAEPMVLAVLFGCNLCYATPIAYQTNMLIMSEGSYEFKDYLKTGVPLVLLMVTTLSFLLVVTYNI; the protein is encoded by the coding sequence ATGATACCCCCACCATCACCGCATGCGATTGCAGCCATGGCCGTCACGGTGGCCATGTTCATCGGCTTTGCCCGCAACAAGCTCAGCATCGAGATCATTTCGCTGCTGACGATCGCGGTCATCGCGGTGGGCCTCTATTTCTTCCCGCTGGAAGGGAACGACCCGACCGATGGCCTGGTCCTCGCCTTCGCAGGCTTCGGACATTACGCGCTGATCACGATCTGCGCGCTGATGATCATGGGGCGGGGACTGGTGGTGACCGGCGCGCTGGAGCCGGCGGCGCGGTTCCTGGAAAGCGTGTTCCGCTACAATATCCAGCTTGGCCTGCTGCTGTCGCTGGTGATTGCATTCGTCCTGTCGATGGGCGTCAACAATACGCCCGTCCTGGTCCTGCTGATGCCGATCTTCGTCGCGCTGGCGCATCGCGGCGCGTTGCCTGCCTCGAAGACGCTAATCCCGCTCAACGCCGCATCCCTGATCGGCGGGGTGGCCACCACGATCGGCACCTCGACCAATATCCTCGTCGTTTCGATCGCAGTGGACCTTGGCATGCCGCGCATGGGCGTGTTCCACTTCACGCCGATCGTGCTGGTCGCAGGCGCCATCGCGCTGCCCTATCTCTGGCTGGTGATGCCCCGCCTGCTGGGTGACAACCGGGTGGAGAAGAGCCATGCGGAGCGCCGCTTCACGGCCCGCCTCCGGATCGAGGAAGACAGTCCGCTGAGGGGGCAGGACGCAGCCGACATACAGGCGAATCTGCCCGACGGGGTCGATTTCGTGGACCCGCCCAGCGGACCGCTTGAGGCGCAGCAACGCCTTCTGCTGTCGGGCACGCATGAAGGCCTGGAATCCGCCATGCGGATGCTGGACAGCGAAGTCGCGCCTGCCTGGGTGCTCGACCGTATCCGGCGCCAGTCCACGTCGCTTTCGCAGGATATCGCGGTGGTGGAGATGGCGGTGACCGCCGACAGCCGCCTGATTACGCGCACCCTGCCAAGTTCCGGCATTGCCGATCTTTACGGCGTGGCCGTTCTGGGCATCCACCGGCCCGAAAGACTGGTCGCCGAAAAGACCGTCTATAGCGAAGCCGGCGATTTGCGGATCGCGGAAGGCGACGTGATGCTCGTCATGGGATTGCCGGAAGACCTGGAGGAGTTCTCCCGCACGGACAGCCTGCTGAAGCTGGAAGGTATGCGGGAACTTCCCCGCCGGTCGAAAGCGGTTCTGGCGGCGGCCATCATGGGCGGCTCGGTCGGGCTGGCCTCCATCGGCCTGATCCCGATCGCAATCGCGGCGCTGGCCGGATCGATCCTGATGTTCCTGACCGGCTGCGTGAAGTTCGACCGCGTGGGCAGGGCCCTGTCCGGGCAGGTCATCGTGCTGATCGCCGCCAGTATCGCGCTGGGGCGGATCATCGACGAAAGCGGCGCCGCCGAATGGCTCGGCCTCGTGCTGGCCTACGGCCTGCAATATCTGACACCGGCCCTGGTGCTGGCGGCAGTGATGCTGTTCGTGACGGTGCTGACGAATTTCGCCTCCAACGCGACGGCGGCGACCGTGGGCACGCCCATCGCCTTCAGCGTGGCAAACCAGCTGGGCATTCCGGCGGAACCGATGGTGCTGGCGGTGCTGTTCGGCTGCAACCTCTGCTATGCGACGCCTATCGCGTACCAGACCAACATGCTGATCATGTCGGAGGGGTCTTACGAGTTCAAAGACTACCTCAAGACCGGCGTTCCGCTGGTCCTGCTGATGGTGACGACGCTCTCTTTCCTGCTGGTGGTCACCTACAATATCTAA
- a CDS encoding amidohydrolase, whose product MNRMTRWTIGAAAAALLAAGPAAAQDDTLRSDLAADMPGLMELYRDLHANPELSFEEVETAAKLAARMRAMGFEVTEGVGQTGVVAMMRNGDGPLVMLRADMDGLPVTEQTGLPYASKQVAIPASGVETGVMHACGHDTHMTGWIGAAQLLVDRKDEWSGTLMMIAQPAEEIGEGAPAMLDDGLYQRFGTPDYAIAFHDAAQFPAGMIGYSPGFALANVDSVDITVPGIGGHGAYPHTTKDPIVLASAIVMKLQTLVSRESSPLDPAVVTVGSFHAGAKHNIISDEAKLQLTVRSYSDESRKALLDGIARIARGEAMAAGMPEDKMPTVSVAEQYTPATFNDPDFTETIMAGFAARFGEDRVQQVPSVMGGEDFGQFRRYAPEEVQSLIFWVGGVPQEEFDAAQSGEGTLPSLHSPFWAPDAEKVIATAAEALADATLRLMPAGGE is encoded by the coding sequence ATGAACCGCATGACACGTTGGACGATCGGCGCCGCGGCGGCAGCGCTTCTGGCGGCAGGCCCTGCGGCCGCGCAGGACGATACGCTGCGCAGCGATCTGGCCGCCGACATGCCGGGACTGATGGAGCTTTACCGCGACCTGCACGCCAATCCCGAACTCAGTTTCGAAGAGGTGGAGACGGCAGCTAAACTTGCCGCGCGGATGCGGGCCATGGGGTTCGAAGTGACCGAAGGTGTGGGCCAGACAGGCGTGGTCGCCATGATGCGCAATGGCGATGGACCGTTGGTCATGCTGCGCGCCGACATGGACGGCTTGCCTGTCACGGAACAGACGGGTCTGCCCTATGCATCGAAGCAGGTCGCCATTCCCGCCTCGGGCGTGGAGACGGGCGTGATGCATGCCTGCGGCCACGACACCCACATGACGGGCTGGATCGGCGCGGCGCAATTGCTGGTCGATCGCAAGGACGAATGGTCGGGCACGCTGATGATGATCGCCCAGCCGGCAGAGGAGATCGGCGAGGGCGCGCCTGCCATGCTGGATGACGGTCTCTACCAGCGTTTCGGCACGCCCGATTACGCCATCGCCTTTCACGATGCGGCCCAGTTTCCGGCAGGCATGATCGGCTATTCGCCGGGCTTCGCGCTTGCCAATGTGGACAGCGTGGACATCACCGTTCCGGGGATCGGCGGACACGGCGCCTATCCGCACACGACGAAGGACCCCATCGTCCTCGCCAGTGCGATCGTCATGAAACTGCAGACGCTGGTGAGCCGCGAAAGCTCGCCGCTCGATCCTGCCGTCGTCACGGTCGGCAGCTTCCATGCGGGCGCGAAGCACAACATCATTTCCGACGAGGCGAAACTGCAGCTGACCGTCCGCAGCTATTCGGACGAATCGCGCAAGGCCCTGCTTGACGGGATCGCCCGTATCGCGCGCGGCGAGGCGATGGCGGCGGGAATGCCGGAGGACAAGATGCCCACCGTCTCGGTCGCGGAACAGTACACGCCTGCCACCTTCAACGACCCGGACTTTACCGAGACGATCATGGCAGGATTCGCGGCGCGGTTCGGGGAAGACCGGGTGCAGCAGGTCCCCAGCGTCATGGGCGGAGAAGATTTCGGCCAGTTCCGCCGCTACGCACCGGAGGAAGTGCAGTCGCTGATTTTCTGGGTCGGCGGCGTGCCGCAGGAAGAATTCGATGCAGCGCAGAGCGGGGAGGGGACGCTGCCCTCGCTCCACAGCCCCTTCTGGGCCCCCGACGCCGAAAAGGTGATTGCCACCGCCGCAGAAGCGCTCGCCGATGCAACCCTGAGATTGATGCCCGCCGGCGGAGAATGA
- a CDS encoding isocitrate lyase, with amino-acid sequence MTYQDTTNEIAKTIDANGAPWNAIDAESAARMRLQNRFPTGLDIAKYTAKIMRQDMEAYDADPAQYTQSLGCWHGFIAQQKMISIKKHFGGTKLRYLYLSGWMVAALRSEFGPLPDQSMHEKTSVPALIEELYTFLKQADARELGLMFSDLDKAREAGDEVEAKRIQSAIDNYETHVVPIIADIDAGFGNAEATYLLAKKMIEAGACALQIENQVSDEKQCGHQDGKVTVPHEDFHQKIRAIRYAFLEMGVEDGIIVARTDSLGAGLTKQIAYTKEEGDLGDQYNSYLDCEEVSPEDIKNGDVFLSREGKLLRPKRLPSNLYQFRPGTGEDRCVLDGITSLQAGADLLWIETEKPHIGQIGGMVKRIREVIPNAKLVYNNSPSFNWTLNFRQQVFDAWEEEGKDVSAYDRAKLMSIDYDDTDLAAEADQRIKTFQADAAREAGIFHHLITLPTYHTAALSTDNLAKRYFGEEAMLGYVKQVQREEIRQGIACVKHQNMAGSDIGDDHKEYFAGEAALKAGGKDNTMNQFAAA; translated from the coding sequence ATGACCTATCAGGATACCACCAACGAAATCGCCAAGACGATCGACGCCAACGGCGCGCCGTGGAATGCGATCGACGCGGAAAGTGCAGCACGCATGCGTCTGCAGAACCGTTTCCCTACCGGCCTCGACATCGCGAAGTACACGGCGAAGATCATGCGCCAGGACATGGAAGCCTATGACGCCGACCCGGCGCAGTACACGCAGTCGCTGGGCTGCTGGCACGGTTTCATCGCGCAGCAGAAGATGATTTCGATCAAGAAGCATTTCGGCGGCACGAAGCTGCGTTACCTCTACCTGTCCGGCTGGATGGTCGCGGCGCTGCGTAGCGAATTCGGCCCCCTTCCCGACCAGTCCATGCACGAGAAGACCAGCGTCCCCGCGCTGATCGAGGAACTGTACACCTTCCTGAAGCAGGCCGACGCCCGCGAACTGGGCCTGATGTTCTCCGATCTGGACAAGGCACGCGAAGCCGGCGACGAAGTCGAAGCGAAGCGGATACAGTCCGCCATCGACAATTACGAAACGCACGTCGTCCCGATCATCGCCGACATCGATGCAGGCTTCGGCAATGCCGAGGCAACCTACCTGCTCGCCAAGAAGATGATCGAAGCAGGCGCCTGCGCCCTACAGATCGAGAACCAGGTGTCCGACGAGAAGCAGTGCGGTCACCAGGATGGCAAGGTCACCGTCCCGCACGAGGACTTCCACCAGAAGATCCGCGCCATCCGCTACGCCTTCCTCGAAATGGGCGTGGAAGACGGCATCATCGTCGCCCGCACCGACTCGCTTGGCGCCGGCCTGACCAAGCAGATCGCCTATACCAAGGAAGAAGGCGATCTGGGTGACCAGTACAACAGCTACCTCGACTGCGAGGAAGTCTCGCCCGAAGACATCAAGAACGGCGACGTTTTCCTGAGCCGCGAAGGCAAGCTGCTTCGTCCCAAGCGCCTGCCGTCCAACCTCTACCAGTTCCGCCCCGGAACGGGCGAAGACCGCTGCGTCCTCGATGGCATCACGAGCCTTCAGGCCGGTGCCGACCTGCTGTGGATCGAGACTGAGAAGCCGCATATCGGCCAGATCGGCGGCATGGTGAAGCGTATCCGCGAAGTCATCCCGAACGCGAAGCTGGTCTACAACAACTCGCCGAGCTTCAACTGGACGCTCAACTTCCGCCAGCAGGTCTTCGATGCCTGGGAAGAAGAAGGCAAGGACGTGTCCGCCTACGACCGTGCGAAGCTGATGAGCATCGACTACGACGATACCGATCTCGCTGCCGAAGCGGATCAGCGGATCAAGACGTTCCAGGCCGATGCAGCGCGCGAGGCAGGCATCTTCCATCACCTCATCACCCTGCCGACCTATCACACGGCTGCGCTCAGCACCGACAATCTCGCCAAGCGCTATTTCGGCGAGGAGGCGATGCTGGGTTACGTGAAGCAGGTCCAGCGCGAGGAAATCCGCCAGGGTATCGCCTGCGTGAAGCATCAGAACATGGCCGGATCCGACATCGGGGACGACCACAAGGAATATTTTGCCGGCGAAGCTGCATTGAAGGCAGGCGGCAAGGACAATACGATGAACCAGTTCGCGGCCGCATAA
- a CDS encoding short-chain fatty acyl-CoA regulator family protein: MSEATLLAGPALRRLRKREGLTQATMASRLGISASYLNLIERNKRPVSARVVVQLVEQFDLDPRRLKSDESIGGLDGLARRLSDERFADLGIDRDEAAEFLAAAPQAAAAFARLFDKAGNVDDAGYDPLVASRREIERWKNHFADLDNSAEELADELRLSRADLSAALTERLRERHQLAIRILPRDVMPETLRRLDLHARQVQISEMLSPASRNFQLALQLAQLEQGSAITQLAAGSQFEDEAARKLFERHLTGYFAAALLMPYSRFLRACEATGYDLPVLERRFNVSPEQLAHRLTTLQRVGQRGLPFFMARIDRAGQFSKRFSGASGTPLLESENSCPLWNVHEAFERPDRWVVQTVRIDDRGENAKEWLTLSHAVDASGGGGKFAIALGIDANLAAPMAQTRQGLTGISAAQPIGLGCARCRREDCRQRSLPPKNASLAFDRTKRSSTPFDFQTAN, from the coding sequence ATGAGCGAAGCTACACTTCTTGCAGGCCCCGCCCTGCGCCGCCTCCGCAAACGAGAGGGTCTTACACAGGCCACCATGGCCTCGCGCCTCGGCATATCCGCCAGTTACCTCAACCTCATCGAGCGCAACAAGCGGCCCGTGTCGGCGCGCGTCGTCGTCCAGCTCGTCGAGCAGTTCGACCTCGACCCGAGGCGATTGAAATCGGACGAGTCCATCGGGGGCCTCGACGGGCTTGCCCGCAGGCTGTCGGACGAGCGTTTTGCAGATCTCGGTATCGACCGGGACGAAGCAGCCGAATTTCTTGCCGCAGCTCCGCAAGCCGCGGCGGCTTTCGCGCGGCTCTTTGACAAGGCCGGTAATGTGGACGACGCAGGCTACGATCCGCTGGTCGCTTCCCGGCGCGAGATCGAACGTTGGAAAAACCATTTTGCCGATCTCGACAATTCCGCAGAAGAACTGGCCGACGAATTGCGCCTGTCCCGGGCGGATTTGTCGGCCGCGCTTACAGAGAGGCTGCGCGAGCGTCACCAGCTGGCGATCCGCATCCTCCCCCGCGACGTCATGCCGGAAACCCTGCGGCGGCTCGATCTTCACGCAAGGCAGGTCCAGATATCGGAGATGCTTTCGCCCGCATCGCGCAATTTCCAACTGGCGCTGCAGCTTGCGCAGCTTGAACAGGGCAGTGCGATTACACAGCTTGCGGCCGGTTCCCAGTTCGAGGACGAGGCCGCGCGCAAACTGTTCGAACGCCATTTGACCGGTTATTTCGCGGCCGCATTGCTGATGCCGTATTCCAGGTTCCTGAGGGCGTGCGAGGCAACCGGATACGATCTCCCCGTGCTGGAACGGCGGTTCAATGTCAGCCCCGAACAGCTTGCCCACCGGCTCACGACCCTGCAGCGGGTCGGGCAGAGGGGGCTACCCTTCTTCATGGCGCGCATCGACCGTGCGGGGCAATTTTCGAAGCGGTTTTCCGGTGCGAGCGGCACGCCGCTGCTGGAGAGCGAGAATTCCTGTCCGCTCTGGAACGTGCACGAGGCGTTCGAGCGGCCGGACAGGTGGGTCGTCCAGACGGTTCGGATCGACGATCGCGGAGAGAACGCTAAAGAATGGCTGACGCTTTCTCACGCCGTCGACGCAAGTGGTGGCGGGGGGAAATTCGCTATCGCCCTTGGTATCGATGCAAATCTGGCGGCACCGATGGCGCAGACGCGGCAGGGTTTGACCGGCATTTCCGCAGCGCAGCCGATCGGACTCGGCTGCGCGAGGTGCCGGCGGGAAGATTGCCGTCAACGCTCCCTTCCGCCGAAAAACGCGTCCCTCGCATTCGACCGGACCAAGCGCAGTTCGACCCCGTTCGATTTCCAGACTGCCAATTGA